In Cellvibrio polysaccharolyticus, a genomic segment contains:
- the mapR gene encoding GntR family transcriptional regulator MpaR (MapR regulates genes involved in Pseudomonas quinolone signal (PQS) production and anthranilate metabolism), which produces MKLYEKFADEIAEMIHSGVLAADEKVPSVRNASRTWKVSPSTVFQAYYLLERRGLIQARARSGYYVRAHAKGTLAEPDISARITDTTDVDVSELIFSILGSVRDPDTVPFGSAFPCPQLFPLARLARSMNKSIRHLPASQIIADMTSGNAALRRQIALRYMMHGVMLSSDELIITNGALEALNLCLQAVTKPGDLVAIESPTFYAALQILERLKLKAVEIPVHPRDGIHLETLEDSLQRLPIKACWFMSHLHNPLGASLSQEKKQTLYQLLEKHDVPMIEDDVYGELYFGSEPPKPVKSFDRKGLVMHCGSFSKNLAPGYRIGWVSAGRYAETVSRLKLMTTLSPSVPAQSAIADYLQHGGYDRHLRKLRYTLETRQQAMQAAIARHFPPTTKVSRPEGGYFLWLELPEQVDSLKLFSMALSQGISIAPGPIFSATRRFENCIRLNYGHAHTPQTEQALALLGKMVASFPES; this is translated from the coding sequence ATGAAACTTTATGAAAAATTCGCCGACGAAATTGCCGAAATGATTCATAGCGGGGTATTGGCAGCCGATGAAAAAGTGCCTTCGGTACGCAACGCCAGCCGCACCTGGAAGGTCAGCCCGTCTACTGTTTTCCAGGCGTATTATTTGCTGGAGCGGCGCGGGCTGATTCAGGCGCGGGCACGCTCCGGGTATTATGTGCGCGCACATGCCAAAGGCACGCTGGCAGAACCGGACATCAGCGCCCGGATCACCGACACTACCGACGTGGATGTCAGCGAGCTGATTTTTTCCATTCTTGGCTCGGTGCGCGATCCGGATACCGTACCTTTCGGTTCAGCGTTTCCCTGCCCGCAATTATTTCCACTGGCGCGTCTGGCGCGCTCTATGAATAAATCCATCCGCCATTTACCGGCATCACAAATTATTGCTGACATGACCAGCGGCAACGCCGCGCTGCGCCGGCAAATTGCTCTGCGCTATATGATGCACGGCGTGATGCTATCGTCGGATGAATTGATCATTACCAACGGTGCGCTCGAAGCGCTTAACCTCTGTTTACAAGCGGTTACCAAACCCGGTGATCTGGTAGCGATTGAATCCCCCACCTTCTACGCCGCGCTACAAATTCTGGAACGTCTTAAATTAAAAGCGGTAGAAATACCGGTGCACCCGCGCGATGGAATCCATCTGGAAACGCTCGAAGACAGCCTGCAACGTTTACCGATCAAAGCCTGCTGGTTTATGAGCCATTTGCACAATCCGCTGGGCGCCAGCCTGAGCCAGGAAAAAAAGCAAACGCTGTATCAGCTGCTGGAAAAACACGACGTACCCATGATTGAAGACGACGTTTACGGGGAGTTGTATTTTGGTAGCGAGCCACCCAAACCGGTAAAAAGTTTTGATCGCAAGGGGCTGGTTATGCACTGCGGTTCATTTTCAAAAAACCTCGCCCCGGGTTATCGCATTGGTTGGGTATCCGCCGGGCGTTACGCCGAAACCGTCAGCCGCTTGAAACTCATGACCACCTTATCGCCTTCGGTGCCCGCGCAAAGCGCGATTGCCGATTATCTGCAACACGGCGGTTACGATCGTCATTTACGTAAATTGCGCTACACCCTGGAAACCCGCCAGCAGGCGATGCAAGCGGCGATTGCCCGCCATTTTCCGCCCACCACCAAAGTGTCGCGCCCGGAGGGCGGTTATTTTTTATGGCTGGAGTTACCGGAACAGGTGGATAGTTTGAAGTTGTTTTCGATGGCGCTGTCGCAAGGCATCAGCATTGCACCGGGGCCGATATTTTCTGCGACGCGGCGTTTTGAAAATTGCATCCGACTTAACTACGGGCATGCGCACACACCACAAACCGAACAGGCGCTGGCGTTACTGGGCAAAATGGTGGCTTCTTTTCCGGAAAGCTGA
- the ccoG gene encoding cytochrome c oxidase accessory protein CcoG: MSETIPVHLLPATPTAGKARKTPAQTGEPIHTRSFTGRFRNWRLAVAGSLAVLFFGTSWLNMEGRQAVLWDLGERKFHVFNATFWPQDLTLLSALLIISAFALFAVTVYAGRIWCGYACPQSTWTWAFMWAEKVTEGDRLQRIKLDKAPWSFNKLAKRTAKHGLWLAMSLATGIAFIGYFVPVRELTADILTGQWFTASAFWVFFIGLFTYGNAGWLREKVCVHMCPYARFQAVMYDKDTLAVSYNPTRGENRGSRKKEEDYQAKGLGDCVDCYLCVQVCPTGIDIRDGLQIDCIGCAACIDACDSVMDKMDYPRGLISYASERTLAGEAAPRFRPRLLGYVTAVILMCGALAFTVYDRELTAVNVIKDRTLYRKNSEGHIVNVYRLKLMNKTHEAAHYHIALRQPDDGGLQLQRQYRITLASGEIVDLPVSVVQQNGSLYQGAIPFTFVVQNNADGKALAEGSSTFVFPTR, translated from the coding sequence ATGAGTGAAACGATTCCTGTACACCTACTGCCAGCCACACCGACCGCTGGCAAAGCTCGTAAAACACCGGCACAGACCGGCGAGCCCATTCACACCCGCAGCTTTACCGGCCGCTTCCGCAACTGGCGCCTCGCGGTAGCAGGCAGTCTGGCGGTATTATTTTTTGGTACCTCCTGGCTGAATATGGAGGGGCGGCAGGCGGTGCTGTGGGATTTGGGCGAGCGCAAATTCCATGTGTTTAACGCGACTTTCTGGCCGCAAGATCTCACCCTGCTATCTGCCCTGCTGATTATCAGCGCTTTCGCGCTCTTCGCGGTCACGGTGTATGCCGGTCGCATCTGGTGCGGTTATGCCTGCCCGCAAAGCACCTGGACCTGGGCCTTTATGTGGGCAGAAAAAGTCACCGAGGGTGATCGCCTGCAGCGTATCAAATTGGACAAAGCGCCCTGGTCGTTTAACAAACTGGCCAAGCGCACCGCCAAACACGGCTTATGGCTGGCGATGAGCCTGGCCACCGGCATCGCTTTTATCGGCTACTTCGTACCGGTGCGGGAACTCACCGCCGACATACTTACCGGGCAATGGTTTACCGCCAGTGCCTTCTGGGTATTTTTTATCGGCTTGTTTACCTACGGCAACGCCGGCTGGTTGCGAGAAAAAGTGTGCGTGCACATGTGCCCCTATGCGCGCTTCCAGGCGGTGATGTACGACAAAGACACCCTGGCGGTTTCTTACAACCCGACACGGGGCGAAAATCGCGGCTCGCGCAAAAAAGAAGAGGACTACCAGGCGAAAGGGCTGGGCGACTGTGTGGACTGTTACCTGTGCGTACAGGTTTGCCCAACCGGCATTGATATCCGCGATGGTTTGCAAATTGACTGCATCGGCTGTGCTGCGTGTATTGATGCTTGCGACTCGGTGATGGACAAAATGGACTACCCGCGCGGCCTGATCAGCTACGCCTCTGAACGCACGCTGGCAGGCGAAGCGGCACCGCGTTTTCGCCCCCGTCTGCTCGGCTATGTCACGGCAGTGATACTGATGTGCGGCGCGCTGGCGTTTACTGTGTATGATCGCGAATTGACAGCGGTGAATGTCATTAAAGACCGCACCTTGTATCGCAAAAACAGCGAAGGCCATATTGTGAATGTGTATCGCCTCAAGCTGATGAACAAAACCCATGAAGCAGCGCATTACCACATTGCCTTGCGCCAACCCGACGATGGCGGGCTGCAATTACAGCGGCAGTACCGTATTACGCTGGCATCCGGTGAAATTGTTGACCTGCCGGTATCGGTAGTGCAACAGAATGGCAGCCTTTACCAGGGCGCAATCCCTTTCACCTTCGTGGTGCAAAATAATGCCGATGGTAAAGCACTGGCAGAAGGCAGCTCGACGTTTGTTTTTCCCACGCGTTAA
- the sugE gene encoding quaternary ammonium compound efflux SMR transporter SugE: protein MSWFILVIAGLLETGWAIGLKYTEGFTRLWPSVWTIAAMIVSFWLLAFAMKTLPVGTAYGVWVGIGAVGTVILGIALFHEPVNPARLISVGLIILGIIGLKLSSAH, encoded by the coding sequence ATGTCGTGGTTTATTCTTGTGATTGCGGGGTTGTTGGAGACCGGTTGGGCGATTGGCCTGAAATACACCGAGGGTTTTACCCGCTTGTGGCCCAGTGTATGGACAATAGCGGCAATGATTGTCAGCTTCTGGTTATTGGCATTTGCCATGAAGACCCTGCCGGTGGGCACTGCGTACGGTGTCTGGGTGGGCATTGGGGCGGTAGGTACGGTGATTCTCGGCATTGCGTTGTTTCATGAGCCGGTAAACCCGGCGCGGCTGATCAGCGTGGGGCTTATTATTCTGGGTATTATCGGTTTAAAGCTCTCGTCGGCTCACTGA
- a CDS encoding glycosyltransferase, giving the protein MTSKPSLVSVIMPAYKLQYMEQVLDSLLSQSYSELELIVCDDSTDGDIATLLQQKQEQADFPIHYFKNGLRLGETVSTAKGIKKAKGKYIKLLHDDDVLEPDAIASLVAAIESEPDIALVSSRRQRIDEDGEPLPDILATRFPFASDVIINGPELVSFLGDHTINFIGEPSCVLARRDDLMEMISELMSLNGKAIEWVGDLALYVKLLQRGNLAFLAKPLTKFRVSKLQFSQQGRDQAGIGEQGHANFRKAIRDLGWYRTTGNNRMVQVAPITQLKARVFKPVDVLQAIHRAAGFGSVSLSDWLGVRKPDPVQKSLMEQRLSETTHQPDFTVLLLDSDGDQAAVDKTLNSLDDISLYRKANAVVLSASATVAETHRTLPLNTANPVASINQALQLTDAAWVMVAKAGVEFTASGLMIAALDLLDAPETCLAVYADEILTLADGEPGLLLRPDINLDLLLSFPAAQSRHWLLRRNILLDQGGFNEAAGTAFELEYQLRLVEQYGLASIGHISEPLLSSAVFALQDNPDEQQVIQQHLQVRGYPDAVINSHLPGRYQLDYHHTLQASVSILVVVKEQLVQTQRCIETLLENTSYSNYEVLLLDHGNQQDNVCQWLAGIEAMNIPQLRVLRFDASTPEVEICNAAAQQARGDFLLWLGAGAGIIGKDWLQQLLNHGLRPEVGAVGAKLLSADGKIRHAGLLTGLGGPAGRAFAGRDHKDPGYMQRLQVEQNYSAVSRECLLLRKELFLQADGFDQDPLISRWVDVDLCLRLQQAGYLNVWTPRVQLLMDETATSNPSLEEEDAMYQRWLPVLARDQAYNPGFTLRAEPGFELAEPQLSWQPLQSWRPLPVVLAHPADSDGCGNYRVIQPFHAMHAAGLIQGAMSQQLLQPTLLERFSPDTIIFQRQTRPERLDAMRRSQAFSRAFKIYELDDYLPNLPLKSIHRKHLPKDIVKSLRKAMGFVDRFVVSTEALAEAFAGFHSDIRVMENRLPSSWWKDLGSQRRTSAKPRVGWAGGISHTGDLDLIIDVVKELADEVEWVFFGMCPEKIRPYVHEYHTGIPISQYPAKLASLNLDLALAPVEVNVFNECKSNLRLLEYGACGFPVICSDIRCYQDPSFPVTRVKNRFRDWVDAIRMHLADMDATAKMGDDLQALVYKHWMLESDNIQQNWRKIWLPD; this is encoded by the coding sequence ATGACAAGTAAACCCTCTCTGGTCAGCGTTATCATGCCAGCTTATAAGCTTCAATATATGGAGCAAGTACTGGACAGTTTGCTCAGTCAGAGTTATTCCGAACTTGAACTTATTGTTTGTGATGATAGTACAGATGGCGATATCGCCACATTGCTCCAACAAAAGCAGGAGCAAGCCGATTTTCCTATTCATTATTTTAAAAATGGGCTCCGCCTGGGCGAAACCGTTAGCACAGCGAAAGGTATAAAAAAGGCCAAGGGTAAATATATCAAACTCCTGCACGACGATGATGTACTGGAGCCGGATGCTATTGCCTCTCTGGTAGCCGCGATCGAAAGCGAGCCGGACATCGCTTTGGTTTCTTCCCGGCGTCAGCGTATTGATGAAGACGGTGAACCATTACCGGACATTCTGGCGACCCGCTTTCCATTCGCCTCGGATGTCATTATAAATGGCCCCGAGCTGGTTTCTTTTCTCGGTGATCACACCATTAACTTTATCGGTGAGCCCAGCTGTGTGCTGGCCAGACGCGATGATCTTATGGAAATGATCAGTGAGTTGATGTCACTCAACGGCAAGGCCATTGAGTGGGTCGGGGATCTGGCGCTTTATGTGAAATTGTTACAGCGCGGCAATCTGGCTTTTCTGGCGAAGCCACTGACCAAATTCCGGGTATCCAAACTTCAATTCAGCCAACAAGGTAGAGATCAGGCCGGTATTGGTGAGCAAGGCCACGCCAATTTCCGCAAGGCGATTCGCGACCTCGGCTGGTATCGCACCACCGGCAATAATCGCATGGTGCAGGTTGCGCCGATTACCCAGCTCAAGGCACGCGTTTTCAAACCGGTGGATGTGCTGCAAGCTATTCACCGTGCAGCCGGTTTTGGCAGCGTTTCCCTGTCCGACTGGCTGGGCGTGCGCAAGCCTGACCCGGTGCAAAAATCGTTGATGGAACAGCGGTTGTCTGAAACGACTCATCAACCCGACTTTACTGTGCTGCTGCTGGACAGCGATGGCGACCAGGCGGCAGTAGATAAAACACTGAACAGCCTTGATGACATCAGTTTGTATCGCAAAGCGAATGCGGTTGTCTTGTCAGCAAGTGCGACAGTTGCCGAGACTCATCGCACCCTGCCACTGAATACCGCTAATCCGGTAGCCAGTATTAATCAGGCTCTGCAATTAACCGATGCGGCCTGGGTGATGGTGGCTAAAGCTGGTGTCGAATTTACCGCGAGCGGCTTAATGATTGCGGCGCTGGATTTACTGGATGCCCCCGAGACGTGCCTCGCCGTTTACGCCGATGAGATCCTGACGCTCGCCGATGGTGAGCCGGGCTTGCTGTTGCGCCCGGATATCAATCTGGACTTGCTGCTCAGCTTTCCCGCCGCGCAGTCACGCCACTGGCTGCTGCGCCGGAATATATTGCTGGATCAGGGCGGCTTCAACGAAGCTGCCGGTACGGCTTTTGAACTGGAGTATCAATTACGGCTGGTCGAACAATACGGCCTGGCCTCCATCGGACACATCAGCGAACCCTTGCTGAGCAGTGCCGTGTTTGCCCTGCAAGACAACCCCGACGAGCAGCAAGTCATCCAGCAGCATTTACAGGTGCGCGGTTATCCGGACGCTGTTATTAACAGCCATTTGCCCGGTCGCTATCAGCTGGATTACCACCACACTTTGCAAGCGTCGGTCAGTATTCTGGTGGTGGTTAAAGAGCAGTTGGTACAAACGCAACGCTGTATTGAAACCCTGCTGGAGAACACCAGTTACAGTAATTACGAAGTGTTATTGCTGGATCATGGCAACCAACAAGACAACGTCTGTCAGTGGCTGGCCGGCATTGAGGCCATGAACATTCCGCAACTGCGCGTGCTGCGCTTTGATGCCAGCACGCCGGAAGTGGAAATTTGTAACGCCGCAGCGCAACAAGCCCGTGGCGATTTTCTGCTGTGGTTGGGCGCCGGTGCCGGCATCATCGGCAAGGATTGGCTGCAACAATTACTCAACCATGGCCTGCGGCCGGAAGTTGGCGCGGTTGGCGCCAAGCTGTTATCTGCCGACGGCAAAATACGCCATGCAGGTTTGCTGACCGGTTTGGGCGGCCCGGCGGGACGCGCCTTTGCCGGTCGCGATCACAAAGACCCGGGCTACATGCAGCGTTTGCAAGTCGAGCAGAACTATTCGGCGGTCAGCCGCGAATGTCTGCTGCTGCGCAAGGAGTTATTTCTCCAGGCTGACGGGTTTGATCAGGACCCGCTGATATCCCGCTGGGTCGATGTCGATTTGTGCCTCAGGTTACAGCAGGCGGGATATCTGAATGTCTGGACGCCCCGCGTACAGCTGTTGATGGACGAAACTGCCACCAGCAACCCGTCGCTGGAAGAAGAAGACGCCATGTATCAACGCTGGCTGCCGGTGCTGGCCAGAGACCAGGCCTACAACCCCGGCTTTACCTTACGCGCTGAACCCGGTTTCGAACTGGCCGAACCGCAACTTTCCTGGCAACCCTTGCAAAGCTGGCGCCCGCTGCCGGTTGTATTGGCTCACCCGGCAGACAGCGATGGTTGCGGAAACTACCGGGTTATCCAACCGTTCCATGCCATGCATGCGGCCGGGCTGATTCAGGGCGCCATGTCACAGCAACTGCTGCAGCCAACGCTACTGGAGCGCTTCTCGCCAGACACCATTATTTTCCAGCGACAAACCCGCCCGGAGCGCCTGGACGCCATGCGCCGCAGCCAGGCGTTTTCCCGTGCGTTTAAAATTTACGAACTGGACGACTACCTGCCCAACCTGCCGCTGAAAAGTATCCACCGCAAACATTTGCCGAAAGACATTGTTAAAAGCCTGCGCAAAGCCATGGGGTTCGTTGACCGCTTTGTCGTTTCTACAGAGGCACTGGCAGAAGCCTTTGCCGGTTTCCACAGCGACATCCGGGTCATGGAAAACCGCTTGCCATCCTCCTGGTGGAAAGACCTCGGCAGCCAGCGCCGCACCTCAGCCAAACCGCGTGTGGGTTGGGCGGGCGGTATCAGCCACACCGGCGACCTCGATTTGATTATTGATGTGGTGAAAGAGCTGGCCGACGAAGTGGAGTGGGTATTCTTCGGCATGTGCCCGGAAAAAATCCGCCCTTACGTGCATGAATACCATACCGGTATTCCGATCAGCCAATACCCGGCGAAATTGGCCAGTTTGAATCTGGACCTGGCACTGGCTCCGGTCGAGGTCAACGTGTTCAACGAGTGCAAAAGTAATTTGCGCTTGCTGGAATACGGCGCTTGCGGCTTCCCGGTAATTTGCAGTGATATCCGCTGTTACCAGGACCCGTCATTCCCGGTAACACGGGTTAAAAACCGTTTCCGTGATTGGGTAGACGCCATTCGTATGCACCTGGCTGATATGGATGCTACGGCAAAAATGGGTGATGACCTGCAAGCGCTGGTTTATAAACACTGGATGCTGGAAAGCGACAACATCCAGCAAAACTGGCGCAAAATCTGGCTGCCCGACTGA
- a CDS encoding CheR family methyltransferase, which produces MIQAALTQPVLDDKSFQGFQSLIFAAAGIHLSDAKRSMVAGRLAKRLKILGQSDYRTYLERIKRDPVEHQLAVNLLTTNETWFFRESKHFDFLRNHILPNLSSSAPCRIWSAACSSGEEPYSIAMLLDDYFGSSSDWQISASDISTRVLEAASQGHYPLARAEHIPEAWLKRYCLRGTGEYDGSFLMNRSLRSRIHFCQKNLDNLETFSKPFDVVFLRNVLIYFSPETKRKVVAAVLSQLKPGGILMVGHSETLNGLSTSVQTLAPSIYRKTG; this is translated from the coding sequence GTGATTCAGGCTGCCTTGACTCAACCGGTGCTCGACGATAAATCCTTTCAGGGTTTTCAATCACTGATCTTTGCTGCGGCGGGTATCCATTTATCGGATGCCAAACGCAGCATGGTAGCGGGCCGTTTGGCCAAGCGTTTGAAAATTCTCGGGCAGTCGGATTACCGCACTTATCTGGAGCGCATCAAGCGCGATCCGGTCGAGCACCAGCTCGCGGTTAATTTACTGACCACTAACGAAACCTGGTTCTTTCGCGAATCAAAGCATTTTGATTTTTTGCGCAACCATATTTTGCCGAACCTTTCCAGCAGTGCGCCCTGTCGTATCTGGAGTGCTGCCTGTTCAAGCGGTGAAGAACCCTATAGCATTGCCATGCTGCTGGACGACTATTTTGGTAGCAGCAGTGATTGGCAGATCAGCGCGTCGGATATCAGTACCCGCGTGCTCGAAGCGGCAAGCCAGGGGCATTACCCGCTGGCGCGTGCCGAGCATATTCCCGAGGCCTGGCTCAAGCGTTACTGCTTGCGAGGCACCGGCGAATACGATGGCTCCTTTTTAATGAACAGAAGTTTGCGTTCACGTATTCATTTCTGTCAGAAAAATCTGGATAATCTCGAAACGTTCTCCAAGCCTTTCGATGTTGTTTTTTTGCGCAATGTGCTGATTTACTTCAGTCCTGAAACCAAACGCAAAGTGGTTGCGGCAGTGCTGTCCCAATTAAAACCCGGTGGGATTTTGATGGTGGGGCACTCGGAAACTCTCAATGGACTAAGTACCAGTGTGCAAACGCTGGCCCCCTCAATTTATAGAAAAACCGGTTAA
- a CDS encoding protein-glutamate methylesterase/protein-glutamine glutaminase yields MPTDINVLIVDDSAVVRQVFGEIINQASGLHLMAVASDPVFALQKMAVSWPDVIILDVEMPRMDGITFLKKIMAERPTPVIICSTLTTRGAETSLQALAAGAVEVLAKPTIGLKDFLTESAAHLVRVIKTAAQANMQLLAKTQRAPVTPSTAKVAPSATSAALASRKAVAPLGKIIACGTSTGGTRALEVILTGLPENCPGMVVVQHMPEKFTAAFAARLDRMCHCEVREACDGDAVLPGRVLIAPGGKHMQLKRQGTQYCVRIFDGPPVNRHRPSVDVLFRSVAQVAGSIATGIIMTGMGDDGAAGLLTMREAGSYTIAQDQQSSVVFGMPKMAIERGAACEVMSLSAIATWLAGETV; encoded by the coding sequence ATGCCAACCGATATTAACGTGCTGATCGTTGACGATTCGGCCGTAGTGCGTCAGGTATTTGGGGAAATTATCAATCAGGCCAGCGGCTTGCATTTGATGGCGGTTGCGTCCGATCCGGTATTTGCGTTACAAAAAATGGCTGTGTCCTGGCCGGACGTGATTATTCTGGATGTGGAAATGCCGCGCATGGACGGTATTACCTTCCTTAAAAAAATTATGGCAGAGCGCCCGACGCCGGTCATTATCTGCTCCACCTTGACTACCCGCGGTGCCGAAACCTCTTTACAGGCACTGGCGGCCGGCGCGGTAGAAGTGTTGGCCAAACCGACCATCGGTTTGAAAGATTTTCTCACCGAAAGTGCTGCGCATCTGGTGCGCGTGATCAAGACGGCGGCTCAGGCGAACATGCAGTTGCTGGCCAAAACGCAACGCGCGCCGGTAACACCGTCAACGGCAAAAGTTGCTCCGTCGGCAACCTCTGCGGCGCTTGCCAGCCGCAAAGCGGTGGCGCCATTAGGAAAAATTATCGCTTGTGGCACCTCCACCGGTGGTACGCGCGCGTTGGAAGTTATTCTCACCGGTTTGCCTGAAAACTGTCCGGGCATGGTGGTGGTGCAGCATATGCCGGAGAAATTTACAGCCGCGTTTGCCGCGCGGCTGGATCGTATGTGTCATTGTGAAGTGCGTGAAGCGTGCGATGGCGATGCGGTGTTGCCCGGGCGTGTATTGATTGCACCCGGTGGCAAACACATGCAATTGAAGCGGCAGGGCACGCAATACTGTGTGCGAATTTTTGATGGCCCCCCGGTCAATCGCCATCGCCCCTCGGTGGATGTATTGTTTCGTTCGGTGGCCCAGGTGGCCGGTAGCATCGCAACCGGCATCATCATGACCGGCATGGGTGATGACGGTGCAGCAGGTTTGTTAACCATGCGTGAAGCGGGCAGCTATACCATTGCTCAGGATCAGCAAAGTTCTGTGGTATTTGGTATGCCAAAAATGGCCATTGAACGCGGCGCTGCGTGTGAGGTGATGTCGCTGTCTGCCATTGCTACCTGGTTGGCTGGTGAAACCGTCTGA
- a CDS encoding response regulator, producing the protein MKKIRLVIADDHPVVIEGLRAILFQQKDMEIMAEADSGEKTLALASQWRPDVVLMDMSMPGISGIRLIQQLRRQVPQSAVLAISINREEQYTAPAIRAGAQGFIAKSRQPQDFIDAIRQVARGQVFISAELAQRIAVDSLQGRTSGLPHESLTVRERQIMIKLAQGRGVSDIAKLLHLSPKTVSTHKTHILDKMGLNSIADLVRYAITYDLQ; encoded by the coding sequence TTGAAAAAGATTCGTCTTGTAATTGCTGACGATCATCCCGTAGTCATCGAAGGGTTACGGGCCATTTTGTTTCAGCAGAAAGACATGGAAATCATGGCCGAGGCGGACTCCGGAGAAAAGACCCTGGCACTCGCCAGTCAATGGCGTCCTGATGTGGTACTGATGGATATGTCGATGCCAGGTATTTCCGGGATACGATTAATTCAGCAGTTGCGCCGACAGGTGCCACAAAGTGCTGTTCTGGCCATTAGTATCAATCGTGAAGAGCAATACACCGCGCCTGCCATTCGCGCCGGTGCGCAGGGTTTTATCGCCAAATCCCGACAGCCACAGGATTTTATCGATGCCATTCGTCAGGTGGCGCGGGGTCAGGTTTTTATCAGTGCCGAGCTGGCCCAACGTATTGCGGTAGACAGTTTGCAAGGGCGCACCAGCGGTTTGCCGCACGAATCCCTTACGGTTCGCGAGCGGCAGATTATGATCAAGCTGGCGCAAGGCAGGGGTGTGAGTGATATCGCCAAGCTGTTGCACCTGAGCCCGAAAACCGTCAGTACCCATAAAACCCACATTCTCGACAAGATGGGTTTGAACAGTATTGCTGACCTGGTGCGCTACGCGATTACCTACGATCTCCAGTAA
- a CDS encoding chemotaxis protein CheD: MTLNDIYLKPGEWFFGGANTKVRTTLGSCIAFTFWHRERQAGGMCHYMLPDRARLTANGQSLDGRYANEALTLIDSAITKQGGRIRDYQIKIFGGASMFVVRNDRDQVSTRNIATAWQLAEHYRLSVSAHDLGGSVYRQLIFDINSGDVFMKKGVAAPTFQYPEIG, encoded by the coding sequence TTGACCCTGAATGATATCTATTTGAAACCTGGCGAATGGTTCTTTGGTGGTGCCAACACCAAAGTGCGCACCACGCTGGGTTCCTGTATTGCTTTTACTTTCTGGCACCGCGAGCGCCAGGCGGGTGGTATGTGTCACTACATGCTGCCGGATCGCGCGCGCCTGACGGCTAATGGACAATCGTTGGATGGGCGTTATGCCAACGAGGCACTTACGCTGATTGACAGTGCGATTACCAAACAGGGCGGTCGCATACGCGATTACCAAATTAAAATTTTTGGTGGTGCCAGTATGTTCGTGGTGCGCAATGACCGCGATCAGGTGTCTACTCGCAATATCGCCACCGCGTGGCAATTGGCCGAGCATTACCGGTTGAGCGTGTCCGCACACGATCTCGGTGGTTCGGTGTACCGCCAGTTGATTTTTGATATCAACAGCGGCGATGTATTTATGAAAAAAGGCGTTGCAGCGCCCACTTTCCAATATCCGGAGATAGGTTGA